One genomic region from Nitrospirota bacterium encodes:
- a CDS encoding Stp1/IreP family PP2C-type Ser/Thr phosphatase, which yields MEIKVFGDTHTGLVRTHNEDALGIFPELSLYVVADGLGGHAGGEVASRLAVDVLRNNIISDYHILREKRSNLVSAIKIVNKWIIQEASKDYRLQDMGTTIVAVKLENDTALVAHVGDSRAYLIRDGGITQVTKDHTVVEDYIKAGLLTREEAFYSPYKSALSRALGTAADAEVDINDVKLRTGDTLILCTDGLTNMMSDSDILNTVKEFRPSPEGISKGLINLAIKNGGIDNITVIAICVME from the coding sequence GTGGAGATCAAGGTATTCGGGGATACGCACACGGGGCTTGTAAGGACACACAATGAGGATGCCTTAGGCATTTTCCCTGAACTATCGCTCTATGTTGTAGCTGACGGGCTTGGCGGACATGCAGGCGGGGAGGTTGCAAGCAGGCTTGCAGTTGATGTTTTACGGAATAATATAATTTCTGATTATCATATACTCCGTGAAAAGAGAAGTAATCTTGTCAGTGCTATTAAAATTGTAAATAAATGGATTATCCAGGAGGCTTCAAAAGATTATCGTTTGCAAGATATGGGAACAACCATTGTGGCAGTGAAATTGGAAAATGATACTGCATTAGTTGCCCATGTCGGCGACAGCAGGGCATATCTTATTCGTGATGGAGGGATTACTCAGGTTACAAAAGACCATACTGTTGTTGAAGATTATATTAAGGCCGGCTTGCTCACAAGGGAAGAAGCTTTTTATAGTCCATACAAAAGCGCCCTATCAAGGGCACTTGGAACAGCCGCTGATGCTGAAGTTGATATTAATGACGTTAAACTCAGGACAGGAGATACCTTAATTTTATGTACAGACGGTCTTACTAACATGATGTCAGACTCAGACATATTAAATACCGTGAAGGAATTCAGACCCTCTCCGGAAGGTATTAGCAAAGGACTGATAAACCTCGCGATTAA